The DNA segment GTCACGATCTCGGCAGGCTCTTTACTCGTCTTCGCAGAAGAGCCCATGCCAGCCGCCAAAATGAATGCAGCGGAAAAGATCCTCGAGCTTCAAAAAGAGCGTCGAGCCACCCTGAAGTCCGCCTTGGACTACGCCACCCAAAAATTCGAGTCGGGACAAGGTGGCTTTGAAGAGATGCTTGCCGCCGAAGAAAAGTTGGCGGTGGCCGATCTCAAACTGACCCCGACGGCAGCGGCCCGAATGGAAATCCACAAACGCCGAATCGAGTCGCTTCGCAAACAAGAACAATCTCTCGACCAGGGCTTCAAGTCAGGCATCCGCAGCCTGGATACCTACCTGGCCGCCAAAGCAGCTCGCCTCCAGGCCGAAATCGACATGCTGCGTGATACGGATGATGAAACGAAGCGGTAAGCAACTCACTTCCCAACGGAAATGGAGCCTCCTATGACAATAAAACCCTTCTGCCTGACGTTGCCACTCTTGGTTCTGCTCGCTGCCCCACTATTCGCCCAAAACACGAAGACCGAACCACAGCCGGAAGCTCCGACCGCCAAAGTTGACCCCGAAGCGATCCGAAAAGAAATCGACGGCCTGCAACGTAAGCTGTCGGAGGCGAGAAAAGCCGACATCGAGCGACAACTCGCCGAACGACGGGAACAGGAGAAGCGTCAAGAGCAACGCAGCAGTGAGAATCAAGACAAGATCAAGACGATGAAAAAGGAGCGTGTGGAAATGCTTCAAAAACTCTACGAACAAACCAAAACCAAATTCGACGCGGCGGAAGTTGGTCTCGACTTGCTCCTAAAATATGAAGACCGGCTTGCGGATGCCGAATATGACTACCATTCCTGGCATGGGTATCGTTACCGCATGAAGCGTCTGAAAGGTATCGAGGCGTTCTTGGAAGAGAAGCGGCAAAACACGGACTCATTCGAGATCGACCTGATTCAAGTGAAGGAGCGGTACTTGAAAACCTCCATCGACCAACTGGATGCTATCGAGCAATTCAACCATGGTGGCTATCAGGGCAGGAAATAGAGCCCGCTTCTTCCCATGGAACACATAGTTCTCCGACCAACTCTTCACCTGCGCGGATTTCAAGATTCAATTTGCCTCAAGGAATGATCGATGAAGATTTTCCCTGTCCTGATATCCGCAGGCTTCCTGTTAGCTGCCTCCCCCTTCGGTTTGGCCCAGGAACCGGAGTCTCCGGCAAAGGCCTCCGAGATGGGCAGCCAACCGATCGACTATCAGAAGCTAATTACGCACGTCGAGCAAATCTACAAGCAGTCCAGAGAGTTGAGGCCAGGCCTTGTCAGGAACTATCAATATTCACCAGAGCAAAAGAAACAGGCAGCCATCCTTAAAGAAGATGCCCAGAAATTCCGCCAGGAATGCCGCGATGCTGATACCTTGCTATACCCTCAACGGCATCAGTCTGCCCAAAAGATTTACGAGCTGTCCCAGGCTAGCTACCGCGATGGTAAGATCGGGATCGATTCGCTTTTAGCCGCCGAAGATGACCTGGCATCGACGGAACCCTACGCTGGGAAAGACCGGTTCGAGAGCTACGCGAATCGCCTCAAACGACTGCAAAGCCTGGCTGACTCTTTACCTTCCGACCCGGCAAAAGAGCTCGATCGCTTGAAAGTGGAAAACCTGCAACTGTCGATCCGCTTGCGGTTGGTGCGGGAAATGGAGCAAACCACGACGTCGGTGATCCAGTTGTCCGAATCCATCCAACACTCAGGGCGTTGATTAAGCGTTGCTTGGTCGGGGCCACCTACCAGCACTGCTATCGCGAATCGCTCTATTGCTGTTCTGGCGAACTCGCTACATTCCCGACCGGTAGCTATGTGGGAAACCCCATAGGGTTCGATGTCCTGGAGTGAGATTCGCCGTGTTGAAAACAACGCTCGTCCAAACTGGTTTGGCGTGTTGCATCCTTCTGGCCTGGGCTGCGCCGTCGTCGGCTCAGGACGTTAAAACTCTTGTTGCTCAAGCCGCCGAACTTAGCGAATCGGCTCAATCGCAGGACGAACTGACCCAGGTCATTCAGGTCTGCGACGAAGCCAAGCAACTGGAAATGACGCAAACCCAGGTCGACTACTTCATCCAGCTCGAGGCCTGGGCACGCAACAAACGGGGCGAGATCTACGCCGAAACGTCGCTGATGACCGACGACGAAGATAAGATCCGCATGCTGGAAGCCGCTGCCCTGCAAGACTTTTCGGCAGCGATCAAACTGAATCCCAAGCATTGGCAAGCGATCCATAATCGGGCCGTTTCCTACGCGATGATCGGGGAAAATGCGAAGGCCCTGGCCGATCTCGACTCGGCTTTGAGTTTGAACCCGAAGTTCGAGCTCGCTTTATACAACAAGGCGGAACTGCTTTACGAAGCCGGCCAGTTCCCGGCCGCCCTCAAGAACTATCAGGCGGTCCTGAAGATCAACCCAAAGGATATCGGGGCGATGACCGGTCAGGCACACTGCTTCTACCGACTCGAGAACTTCGAGGCCGCTCTGACCGCCTACAACCAGGCCGTGAAGCTGGAGCCTGAAAACGCCCTCGTCCTGGCCAACCGGGCCGATGCCTACAGCGACCTGGGCCTCTGGAAGCAAGCCATCCTCGACTACAAGAAGGCGCTGACGATCGAGAAAGACCTGCCGCGTGCCCAGCAAGGGCTGGCCTGGATCTTGGCTACGTGCCCGGAAGATGGTTTCCGCAACCCAGAGCTCGCCTTGCGATTCGCCCAAGCAGCCGTTGCCCAGAATGACCTGGCCGACTTCCGTTACTACGACACACTGGCCGCGGCGGAAGCTGCAATGGGGCAGTTCGATGTCGCCAAGCAGCGGATGAACGAAGCGATGAAAGCGGCCCCGCAGTCCGAGAAGCCGTTTCTCCAACATCGCCTGGCTCTCTACGAAAGCCGCCAGCCCTATCGCGAACCGAAGCGATAACCGGGCGTAATAAGAATTAGGGAAGGACTTTCGCCTTGGCCGAAGTGAACCTTTCTACGAGCGAACTGCTCTGAACCTCAGGGTAATCCCGCAGGGACAAAATTCAGTGAAATTTTCACCTTCCCGAGGTGATGCCCTTGGTATACAAATAAGAAGCTTGGCAACTAGGGCGATTTGCCATCCCTTAAGACAATGTCATTCGGCCTAAGGGCGCATGAGTGACGATAGGGACTTGCCATTCGGTGTTAACTATTGGTCAGTTAAGCCTTTACAGGGATTCCGATCCCTCACCTTTATGAAGACCATCTTTCTTCTCATTCTTCCGACGCAACGTCCCATTGTGGTGGGACCAGGAATTTCAGCCGCCGCGTAGGCTGACGTTCCCCTCTGGACATATGCGCCGGTTCTCCCCAAGTGATCTAGCGGGAAGAACCAAAACGAGTAAGATGGCGGATCACTATATGCTGGCCTAGCCGGTCCCTTCAGGGGCAGACCAGGCCCGATGTCCGAGACGAGTCAGTAGCGGTTTTACCGGATTCTGTTTCCGATTTACGGCTCGGGTTCTCTCTCCTTACCCACCGAGACCTCCCGAACCCATTGCACCCTTACACCAGTTTTTCATTTCAATCGTGACATTATGGACCTGAAGAAACTACGAAACATCGGTATTTCGGCTCACATCGACTCCGGTAAGACGACTCTGAGCGAACGCATCCTCTTCTACAGTGGTCGTATCCACAAAATCGAAGAAGTTCGCGGTGGTGGCGACGGCGCGACCATGGACCACATGGAACTGGAAAAGGAACGCGGTATCACGATTACCTCGGCCGCAACCAGCGTTTCCTGGAATGGTCACCCGATCAACCTGATTGACACCCCTGGGCACGTCGACTTCACCGTCGAAGTGGAACGCTCGCTCCGCGTTCTCGACGGTGCGATCCTCGTTCTGTGCTCGGTCGGTGGTGTGCAGGCTCAGTCGCTCACCGTGGACCGTCAGATGAAGCGTTACAAGGTTCCGCGTCTGGCGTTCATCAACAAGATGGACCGTACCGGTGCCAACCCAGACAGCGTCATCAAGCAGATGCGTGACAAGCTGGGCGTCGACGCCATCGCTTTCCAGATCCCGATCGGCAAAGAAGACAGCTTCAAGGGCGTGGTCGACCTGATCGAAATGGAAGCCATCTACTACGATGGTGCCCAGGGCGAAACGGTCCGTAAGGAAGCAATTCCGGCCGACCTGCAAGACAAGGCCGAAGCCGCTCGCCACGACATGCTCGAAGCTCTGTCGAACTACAGCGACGAGATCATGGAACTGCTCTTGGGCGAAGAAGAAGTGCCTAAGGCCCTGATCTACAAGACCACCCACGACGCCGTCGTCGGTCTGCAGATCACCCCGGTCTTCATGGGCACCGCCTTCAAGAACAAGGGCGTCCAGACGCTGCTCGATGCGATCGTGCGTTACTTGCCTTCGCCACTGGAAGTGAAGTACAGCGCTAACAGCTTCGATGACTCGGAAAAGAAGATCCCGCTGGCTTGCGATCCCAAGGCACCGTTCGTCGGTATGGCCTTCAAGATCGTCGAAGATCCTTACGGTCAGTTGACCTTCATGCGTATCTACCAGGGTACGATCGAAAAGGGTCAGCCTTACGTGAACCAGCGTACCGGCAAGACCGAACGTTTTGCTCGTATCGTCCGAATGCACTCGAACAAGCGTGAAGAAATCGATAACGCAGCTGCCGGTGATATTATCGCCGTGACTGGTATCGACTGTGCTTCCGGTGATACCTACGCCAAGGAACGTGAGTTCTGCTCGCTGGAAAACATCTTCGTGCCGATCCCGGTTATCAAGATTTCGGTCGCCCCGAAGAGCCGAGACGACAGCGACAAGCTGAGCAAGGCCCTGCAGCGTTTCCGTAAGGAAGACCCAACCTTCCACGTGTTCACCGATCCTGAGACGAACGAAACGATCATCGCAGGCATGGGTGAGTTGCACCTGGACGTCTACGTCGAGCGAATCAAGCGCGAATACAAGGTGGAAGTCGTCACCGGCCCACCAAAGGTTTCGTACCGCGAAAGCCCGACCCAGAAGGTCGAGTACAACTACAAGCACAAGAAGCAGACGGGTGGTTCCGGTCAGTTCGCTCACATCGTGGGCAGCATGGAACCACTGCCGCAGGACACCGAAGGTGCCGAAAACTTCGTCTTCGACGACAAGATCAGCCAGGGTCGTATTCCTAAGGAATACATTCCAGCCGTTCAGCGTGGCTTCGAAGACTGCATGAGCAAGGGCCCTTTGGCCGAGTTCCCAGTGGTGGGATTAAAAGTGACCCTTTCGGACGGTTCGTACCACGATGTCGACTCGTCGGAAATGGCATTTAAGATCGCCGCTCAGGGCTGCTTCCGCGAGAACTTCATGAAGATGAAGCCAACCTTGCTGGAACCAATCATGAACGTGGAAGTTGAAATTCCAGAAGCGTTCCAGGGTCCAGTGACCGGCGACATCATCGTTCGCCGCGGTATGGTCAACCAGACCGACATGAACGGTGACACCACCGTCATTTCGGCTGAAATTCCACTGGCCTCGATGTTTGGTTACGCTACTGAACTGCGTAGCATGACCCAAGGTCAGGGTACCTTCAGCATGGAACTGGGTAGCTACAAGCCGACTCCTTCGCACATCCAGGAAGAAGTCGTTGCCGAACGCCGCAAGGAACTGGAAGCCAACAAGTAAGCCCTGGCTTTCTTCCTTTGATTAACCAAAAGCCCCCGGTCAGATCCAAGTGATTGACCGGGGGCTTTTTTGTGCCTGCGACAAAACGTCTCAACATCTCGGGTTGCGATAGATGGCGGATTTAGCGACTTTATAGGGATCAGCGGGATCGACCAGTTCCGCTTCCCTATTTCCTCCTTCGTTCGTGCCGGACGAAGGGACCAGAGATTGCCGAGCAAGCAAGCCATGAAATTCTTCGCCTTCCACCTGATG comes from the Bremerella sp. JC817 genome and includes:
- a CDS encoding tetratricopeptide repeat protein; translation: MLKTTLVQTGLACCILLAWAAPSSAQDVKTLVAQAAELSESAQSQDELTQVIQVCDEAKQLEMTQTQVDYFIQLEAWARNKRGEIYAETSLMTDDEDKIRMLEAAALQDFSAAIKLNPKHWQAIHNRAVSYAMIGENAKALADLDSALSLNPKFELALYNKAELLYEAGQFPAALKNYQAVLKINPKDIGAMTGQAHCFYRLENFEAALTAYNQAVKLEPENALVLANRADAYSDLGLWKQAILDYKKALTIEKDLPRAQQGLAWILATCPEDGFRNPELALRFAQAAVAQNDLADFRYYDTLAAAEAAMGQFDVAKQRMNEAMKAAPQSEKPFLQHRLALYESRQPYREPKR
- the fusA gene encoding elongation factor G codes for the protein MDLKKLRNIGISAHIDSGKTTLSERILFYSGRIHKIEEVRGGGDGATMDHMELEKERGITITSAATSVSWNGHPINLIDTPGHVDFTVEVERSLRVLDGAILVLCSVGGVQAQSLTVDRQMKRYKVPRLAFINKMDRTGANPDSVIKQMRDKLGVDAIAFQIPIGKEDSFKGVVDLIEMEAIYYDGAQGETVRKEAIPADLQDKAEAARHDMLEALSNYSDEIMELLLGEEEVPKALIYKTTHDAVVGLQITPVFMGTAFKNKGVQTLLDAIVRYLPSPLEVKYSANSFDDSEKKIPLACDPKAPFVGMAFKIVEDPYGQLTFMRIYQGTIEKGQPYVNQRTGKTERFARIVRMHSNKREEIDNAAAGDIIAVTGIDCASGDTYAKEREFCSLENIFVPIPVIKISVAPKSRDDSDKLSKALQRFRKEDPTFHVFTDPETNETIIAGMGELHLDVYVERIKREYKVEVVTGPPKVSYRESPTQKVEYNYKHKKQTGGSGQFAHIVGSMEPLPQDTEGAENFVFDDKISQGRIPKEYIPAVQRGFEDCMSKGPLAEFPVVGLKVTLSDGSYHDVDSSEMAFKIAAQGCFRENFMKMKPTLLEPIMNVEVEIPEAFQGPVTGDIIVRRGMVNQTDMNGDTTVISAEIPLASMFGYATELRSMTQGQGTFSMELGSYKPTPSHIQEEVVAERRKELEANK